gtgaagaagaagaaggcgAAGAATTAAATGAGAGTGATAAAAGTAAAAATGCGAATATATACATTAATTACGATATAGATGGATGAGTCTAATAATATTCATATCTAGAATCCACATTCAACAGTATTGATATAAACATGTGTAGTTTAGAACGCTGTTCGTGACTCTCTTTTTCTCAGAAGTCTGCAGAtaatagaagaaaataaagtGACCAGCACAATCTTCCAATTACCAGAGTTTTCGGTAGAAGCATATCACTAGACCTATGAAAACTGCAATTAAATTCTGCAGTGATCTTTCAAGTTTAGTATGAACgtaaattgaaataaaataagaACCCAAAAGAATAATACAATCCCAACAAACAATTTGCGGTTGGGTTTTTTAATTGACCGTTgtaatgaaatgaaaagtTAGATGCAATATTGTGTATACCTAAGCAAGCAAATAGCATCCATGCAAAAATAGTGTCATAGATTGCTTCAGGAATTGGAAGGTAAATCTCTTTTATTAAAGACAATATTCTCACCTGCGAATGCTTTCAACTTTGTTAGTAGTTGGCCTTTCTCgtgaaatttcaatatatcATCGGCAATTCCATTATTGATCAAGGAGTGTCCGTTGATAAATAAGTAAGGTGCTTTTGCCTGTTTAACAGAGGTACTCTTTAGAACTTCAACTTTTGTAGACTTAATCTTGTGGGACAGGATGTGTCTCTCTAAGAGAACATCGTGGTCATGTTTATCTAAGTCTACAATGGCCAATTCTGGCGTAATCTCGTAATCCCTTGTAAGCAATTTCCTCAGTATGTTAGACTCGTACTCAGATGACCTAATGAACAAGACAGCAGGGGAAGTGTTGATAATCTGCTTAAAGTTCTTTTCTGGATCATATTCAATCACTGTGCCGTCTTTAGCCACTGATGAGGAAGACATGGAAGTATGTGCCACGCTGTTTAAGTTATTgctctctttcttgatGGAATTGACACTGGCCTTTCCAATTAAAGCATTGCTGTTGAGGCTATCTGTGCTTGCTATTATGGATTGGATGGGTATATCAGTGCTGAATATACCAAGAACGTTCCCGAACGTTAGAAGCAGCAGGACTAGCACAAATACCGTCCCACCAAGACCCCTCTTGGCTCTAGTCCATTGTATATTATCGGCCTTCTCTTTAGacattgtatatatatataaaaaaaaattctttggCTGTACTTGGCGACAGGTGTTATGAATATGCAAATAAAATTACAGACTAtcacaaagaaaatattgtgATGTTTGGGAAAGGGTCCAtcttatatataagaaatttatgttgtttgttgttgttgttatatttttttgtccaATTCTCTTACTGTAAGCAACGCCTCTTCTGTATGTGCTACGTTCTTCATTTCAGTAGGGTATTTTGGCAATGCATTCAGAGTATAGTCAATCAGCGATGTGCGAGTCCCGGAATTCCGTTTCacttgaaagaaagaaattcttTCACTCTGTGGTGCGTGGGTACTGTGTGTCAGATGTGTGTTTCACAAGTGAAGTCATACAGAGGGACTCCCCTCACTTAGCTAGTATTAGTCAGTTTACTGCACGAAAGAGTAAAACCAACGCGAgctattttattctttttcttttttgctATCAGTAAGGGAACTCATACCAATTCCTTTTGCTATCCTTCTAGAAGCAGCCTATTATCTTCCAGAGCTTTGGTGTTATCTTGCTTTTCCATCCGTTCGCACAGACAAACCCGCAGGTAACAAAAGAGTATCTTTTTACGTAAATCAATCCTCGAGAAACAGACAAAGTTTGCTGAAGTAGCAATTGCTCTCGCGCAAGAGACACTGGGAGTTCTTTGGCCTCTCCCTCATTCTATGCATCATCCGATTATTGCTGTCTGTGCGATGTGTACTTTCTGTCGTAGGGAGAACACAGAGATAGGAATCAAGAAACTTTACAAGCCACTAGAAATTAGTACTAAAGCACTAGGAAAATCGCTAAATCGCTCACCACTGCGCAGCCCCCCCATCCTTTCTAACACGGGAGCTCAGACACGTACAAGTACAGCTAATCGTAGAAGGGAAAGGTTAGACTAAAGGGAACAGCAAATGCAACAGAAACTGTAGCCAATCCTCTCCATTGGTCCTTCTGCGAGGTTATCCTGTGGACACTTTTTTAAGTTTCGGGAAAGCACGGACAATCCCCTGCCATCACCCCAACTTAACAACAGTACATCACAATGTGTGCTTTCTGCAATTGCTACAAGTCTAGATTTTAATTCAATTCCTACCTTTCTTTTGTGTACAGTAACAGTATCAAAATTATGCAACAAAGTAACAAGTAGAATGTATGACAACGAACCTGGGCCTCCTACCTGCCATACTGGGTGAGATTCAAGTTTGAGAACAGCATAAACCAAATGCCCCTTTCACTCTTTTGTGTTGTACACGCGTTCTGTGTGGTGCTGGCAGTGGGGTTGGTAGGAGAGGGACTTAACAAACACGTATACATGCATAATAAGCAAACacgaaaaaaaacaacaaacaacaacaataacgAAAAGATAAACAGAACGACTTGGGATCAATTTAAAGTTTTGATGTAGGCTTTAACAAACATTACCTTTCAGTTAttgctgctgttgcaaTCTCTTAGCACTTGTCAAAGCCTCAATCAGTTTATCCTTTGTTTGCAGCGACCTCTTTAATTGCTCTGTTTCAGTGTGAGAGTCGTTCAATTGCTTCTCTAGGGACTCCGAGTAACGGTGTGCCGACTGTAGTTGACGCCTCAAGTTGTCGAATTTGGTCTCTAGCATAACGGCAACTTCTGATGGTAGCAATTGCGCAATTTCTTCTAACTCAGCATCCACGCCAGTGCTATTCGTACCTGCATACCTTCCTTTGTTATCAAGGGCAGGCGAAGAGCTAACCAGAGTGGAAGAACTGCTGCTATTACTGGTGTTTCTTGTGCTCGCACCCGATACACCCATTCCGTCTTCTACCAGCAAGCTCTCATAATGCTTCAACTTGTTTTTCAACAACAAGTTCTCCTTGGTTAATAGCTGCGTATCTGGATGCAAATTTTGTTGTGCACCATTCATTGTTCCGGATGCAACTCCGGCAGAGACTTCCCGAAGTTTTGCTAATTCTCGATCCCTTGTTTGCAATTGAATCAATAGCTCTTGAATTCTTTGTTCGCTTCTGTCATCACCACCGTCTAACTTTGAGGGTGAACTAAATGGATGAGCAGATCGATTTATCCGCTTGTAGACACGTGAAACATCGAGTGCAACGTTCTTAGACCGGCTCGCAAACCTCAGCGTGTTCAAGGTCTCACTGCTACTCTCGTGTGCCAAATCTATTGTACATAGTGCAACGACAACACTATCACCGCTTAGAGCAGGTTGCAATAATCTGGTTAACTTAGAATCTCTATATGGTATATGATTCCCGGAACTACTTCCATTTGGAGACGCCAATGACTGTTGGGAATTAGCTGCTCTACCAGTATGATGTGATCCATTGTTTTCTGCACTTAGTCTAGATATTACTGTTCCTAATGCCAGTAATGAACGATTAATGAATGCACCTTCTTTACGTCTTTCATTCTGACCTACTCCTCGCTCTGACCCCGCTAAATCACACAATGATAGCGTTCttatattttgttctcCAGTTCTAATATCCTTAGAAATAAGCCGTATCATCACAATTGCATGAGATCTCGAGCTCCTAGTATTGAACTCAGTTTCACTGGTTTTACGATTCTTATTGCCTTTGTTGATCCAATCCAAAACTTCTTCACTAGTGTCACACCTCTTTTGGGTTAACCCTACGACTCGCACACCGCATTCAGAGTCATCTcttattttcaaatcaCCTGAACTGCTAGTATGTGTAGATGTGAATAATCTTGACGGAGTGTTTTGTACGTTGCTGCCGCTCGCTACGTCTAAAAGGTCATTTATTTTCTCATTGTATATTTCCAGGTATGACACCCACACttcacttttttcattttcagtATTAGTTTTCTCAAGCAATGAGCTGAACAAATACGAAACTGATAGTGGTATTAGCCCCTTTTCCTCTTCAGTACCACTCATCGTAAATGTTTTCCCTGAACCAGTCATACCATATGCGAAGATAGTGGCGTTGTAACCTTCAATTAACCTGTCTATCAGGGGTTGCGTAGTCTTTCCATATATGTCAAAATTTGAGCAACCAGTTGAAAATACATGGTCGAACGTAAAGTCACCAATATCATTATGTGATATTACTTTATCGCCATGAATTTTCCAGGATACAATTTTTTCCGTTGGGTATGGCTTAGGCCGTATCACTACTTTAATAGTTCCTGTATACTTATCTAAATTACCGCTCCCATTCTCATAACTTGATGATTCCGATCTGTTCCTTATTTTACCGTATTGCAAGTACGGATCGCCTCCGAATGATCCAGGCCTCAGTGGTGAGCTGCTTCTAGAAGAGGAGCCCGAACTAGAACCATTTCTAAAACCCCTAGTCACGGAACTCCTGCTCCTAGCATAGCTGGATATCGATACAGCTGAATCCAATGATGGCGAGGGTGATTTCATTACCCTTGGAGTCTCAAATCTATATTTTTCGCTGTCCCTCGATGCGCTCATCACAGTTAACAAAGTTTGTCTATAGTTTCCCGtaacagaaaataaaatatcagGCTCTTGATCGTTATACCCCGTGTCAACCTTATAGAAACTAGGATGCTATCAATCCCGTACTTACATCAAGGCTTGCCATATACGCCATCACTTAATGCCTGGCAGTTTGTTTTAAATCCAATTTTCTCTATTGTTGACATTTCCTATTTCGGATATCTAATCGATGATCTCCGTTGAGAGGATGGCAATAGTGACAGATAGACCCATTGTCCTGAGTAAAGCTAtaagtaaaaaaaagtcaAATAAGTTGCCAGTTTCATTTTAGATATGCAAGATAGTATTTAAATTTGTTGTAGTACAAGCAATGTTTCAATTGTTACTCTAACTATTTGCAATATGCAGAACCTTAATTAAGATTGTAGCTGAAACAGCAAGTCAGTTATGTGCCCATGGTGCAAATATGTTGAGCACCTCACAGATGTTTACCTTAATaagtatatattttttctttaaaatttCACTCATGTTTATATAAAAGTTATATCTCTATTATTTAAGATCTAAGTTACACGGTCTGCGAGAAGAACAGCAAGCAAAGTATTCATCTAATTATACAGAGCTAATGCTATAGCTTGTAGGAGTATCAAACATCCATTAGCGTGGCCCTAAAGAActaataatttcaattcaGATCAGAAGTATAAAATAGACTAAGGCATATAAAACCGCTAGGCGAGATATCAAGTCTTAATTTCTCTTCAAAACagtaaaaaaatggaagatcgcgaagaaaacaaaatggcaaagtaataataaaatcTCTAAACCATtggtatttttttgtatttattttataataGAACAAATGTGACAATGGACCAAACATAATCTCCAAAAGCTCAAGCAGAGTGTACAGCCTCAGCTAAACTGACAACATTGGCATCAAGATCAAACACAGAATAGTATCTGCGTAAGAAAGCGTCACCCAAAATAGCCATTCTTCCGATTGGCTCTGGGAAATCCATTGGAGTAATAACAGAGATACAGCTACCAGAAACTTCTAGTGTATATTCAAATGGTGACAGAACAAAATCATGTCCATCAAGGGTAAATGTTAAATCAGGTAGTTTAGCTCTAGTAGAACATTCCAGAGTATATTGACCAGTCCAACCCTTCTTTGCACCAATTTGTGCGTTAATAATCTCAGCCATATCAGAGGGTAATGTAATCAACGAGGTACCAGTATCAATCGCAGCACCAGTGTTTTCTAGTTTGCCGGTACTCTGATCACCAAGTTTAATTGCATTCAATGGAACTTCCCAATAAGCCTGACGGCGAACATGTAATGGTATCAAGTCACCTTTGAATTTTGATGAATCAACTCCACCCAGTGTGAACACACCTCCGTCACTTGCGGATCCTCCTTCCGCTGCTGGGTCATTGACACTCTTCAGATAAAAACTAAACTTTGACTCATCTAATAGGTGCTGTTGAATAGCTGAGTAAAATGGTGGTGTGATATCATCTTGTGCAATTGTATCATAAGCAAGACCCAAAATACCGTCAAATTTACCGAAGGCAAAAGCCAACCCTGGTTCACTGGTGGTTTCACCAAACTTCTGATTCTGAATAGTCAAATCACCAATCTGCAAATTATCTTCAGAAATATAACCTTCGATCGAACCAGAGCCATAACTGATAGATAATGGTCGACCATCCTTAATATACGTACTGGATTGAGAATGATCGTATTTGTTGTGCAAAAAGCAGGCTAATGAACCACAATCGACACTTGGCACCCAAAGATTTGACGAACCAGTGTCAAGTATAACCTTAAACTTTTGAGGTGGAGTACCCAAAGAAATGTCAGCAAAATATTGGGCATCCATATAGTTTGACAATGGAACGTTGTGAACCTGATCAGGATAAAACAGATGGTCCCTTGGTAGCACAGTCCCGGGGTTAGCCTTCTCATATTGACTCACGTACTTGTGACCTAGTTGCTGGACGTGAGCCTCAAAGCCCAACTCCAACATTTCCTTGGTcaatttttccttctttaATTCTGCTTGGAATACCTTGGCATCAGCATAGTCTCCCAATAGCATTAATGCCAATGGCATTAATACACTTAGTGATAGTCTCATTCTTGTTTTTTGTAGTTATAGCTTAACAATGCTGTATTTGAGAAGTTCAATAGGTTAATTATTAAAGAACTCTCAATACTAACGTATACTTTAATGTCAGAACAATAACTAATAGAAACTATTAGAAATAGAAACTGACTATCGGTTCAAATTCAGAAAGGGTTGGCtgttttatatattatcCGAGCACCCTTTTTCCTAAAATTCGAAGTTTCTCCCTTGCCTCCCTAATAACGGTGTAAAGGTGGGGCAATTATAATAGATGTGAACCAGTTTTCCTCTTTTTGTGATAACTCCGCACTAAACACAATAATGAGCCACCTTTTACGCTCAGAAATCCCTGCAGAAACTTTAGGTTTAACTTCAACACACCCTATTGCCTTTTTTTCTAGTAGTCGTACTCCCTACGCACAGAAAACGAACAACTGACGAAAGTAATTTCTAGTTATCAGTCTAATCTATCTCCAACTGGTCGAAGAATTGAACTCGCTCAAATAAAGAACAACCAGAATTCTATATAGATTTCAAAAGTGAGCAGACAGACGCTAGTCACGTGCACGACTCAAGCTATACTCTCTTATAATATAATCAGTTAATTATCCCAAAATGACTGCTACTCCAATGAAAAATGGTTTGAAATAACAACTACCGCTCAGACCAACTCAAAACGGATAGACCAAACAGAGACACGCAATCAATTAAGTAACTGTAAAAAATATGACAAATAAAATAGGATGTTTGACAACTGAGAACTCTCTTggataatataaaatagtATATTGACCAGATATCTTATATTTATGAAACAATCTTATCGTTTTTATCCTTTTAAACTATCAACACTCTATATACTTACTTTTCCCGAATATCTAATGGATAGCAAAAACTTTCGGAActtaaaagaaagaagaactCGGACCAGGAAAGCAGAACATGATAACTAGCAAAAGCGTCCACCTTATATACCTTTTTACCAAAATAGCCAGTCATGGGCTCACAACATGGATCTCCCATGATTCGCACAGAAAATGCTGTACAACGCTGTTTTGATAAGTTAGACATGGCAAAAACTGAATGAAACACACACAATTGCCGCACAGATTTCCATTCCTCAGacaaaatattgttaaCCGCCAACCAGCTAATACTTCGCTTCCAC
This is a stretch of genomic DNA from Nakaseomyces glabratus chromosome M, complete sequence. It encodes these proteins:
- the PRM4 gene encoding pheromone-regulated protein PRM4 (CAGL0M02167g~Ortholog(s) have fungal-type vacuole localization), with protein sequence MSKEKADNIQWTRAKRGLGGTVFVLVLLLLTFGNVLGIFSTDIPIQSIIASTDSLNSNALIGKASVNSIKKESNNLNSVAHTSMSSSSVAKDGTVIEYDPEKNFKQIINTSPAVLFIRSSEYESNILRKLLTRDYEITPELAIVDLDKHDHDVLLERHILSHKIKSTKVEVLKSTSVKQAKAPYLFINGHSLINNGIADDILKFHEKGQLLTKLKAFAGENIVFNKRDLPSNS
- the KIP2 gene encoding Kip2p (CAGL0M02189g~Ortholog(s) have ATP-dependent microtubule motor activity, plus-end-directed, microtubule binding activity); translation: MSASRDSEKYRFETPRVMKSPSPSLDSAVSISSYARSRSSVTRGFRNGSSSGSSSRSSSPLRPGSFGGDPYLQYGKIRNRSESSSYENGSGNLDKYTGTIKVVIRPKPYPTEKIVSWKIHGDKVISHNDIGDFTFDHVFSTGCSNFDIYGKTTQPLIDRLIEGYNATIFAYGMTGSGKTFTMSGTEEEKGLIPLSVSYLFSSLLEKTNTENEKSEVWVSYLEIYNEKINDLLDVASGSNVQNTPSRLFTSTHTSSSGDLKIRDDSECGVRVVGLTQKRCDTSEEVLDWINKGNKNRKTSETEFNTRSSRSHAIVMIRLISKDIRTGEQNIRTLSLCDLAGSERGVGQNERRKEGAFINRSLLALGTVISRLSAENNGSHHTGRAANSQQSLASPNGSSSGNHIPYRDSKLTRLLQPALSGDSVVVALCTIDLAHESSSETLNTLRFASRSKNVALDVSRVYKRINRSAHPFSSPSKLDGGDDRSEQRIQELLIQLQTRDRELAKLREVSAGVASGTMNGAQQNLHPDTQLLTKENLLLKNKLKHYESLLVEDGMGVSGASTRNTSNSSSSSTLVSSSPALDNKGRYAGTNSTGVDAELEEIAQLLPSEVAVMLETKFDNLRRQLQSAHRYSESLEKQLNDSHTETEQLKRSLQTKDKLIEALTSAKRLQQQQ
- the PEP4 gene encoding proteinase A (CAGL0M02211g~Putative aspartyl protease Saccharopepsin precursor; expression upregulated in biofilm vs planktonic cell culture); its protein translation is MRLSLSVLMPLALMLLGDYADAKVFQAELKKEKLTKEMLELGFEAHVQQLGHKYVSQYEKANPGTVLPRDHLFYPDQVHNVPLSNYMDAQYFADISLGTPPQKFKVILDTGSSNLWVPSVDCGSLACFLHNKYDHSQSSTYIKDGRPLSISYGSGSIEGYISEDNLQIGDLTIQNQKFGETTSEPGLAFAFGKFDGILGLAYDTIAQDDITPPFYSAIQQHLLDESKFSFYLKSVNDPAAEGGSASDGGVFTLGGVDSSKFKGDLIPLHVRRQAYWEVPLNAIKLGDQSTGKLENTGAAIDTGTSLITLPSDMAEIINAQIGAKKGWTGQYTLECSTRAKLPDLTFTLDGHDFVLSPFEYTLEVSGSCISVITPMDFPEPIGRMAILGDAFLRRYYSVFDLDANVVSLAEAVHSA